A single Deltaproteobacteria bacterium DNA region contains:
- a CDS encoding glycoside hydrolase family 57 protein, which translates to MSGHVDLVFLWHLHQPDYRDPVGVGDMALPWVRLHATRAYTDLAAVLEAHEGIRATVNLSSSLLSQLDDLSRGLCGDRFLDLSCRPAQELGLHDRMEILQYFFMADWEISIRPLPRYWELLHKRGRDLRAVNLERVADAFSVDEMRDLQVFFNLVWMGFTAREAEPVVRNLLAKGGGFTEVEKDVLLDAQMRLVQGVIPRWKALAESGRVELTCSPLNHPILPLLIDPGSLREASPRAPLPAGEGRPGDALEQLRRARELHLRLFGAEPRGLWPSEAALSDEVCALASEAGFTWLGSDEQVFLSATLPEDAEPSRTDIHSVWAHTGGETDAAPRLLFRDRHLSDRVGFTYAHNPPDESVPDFIEHARHVASVHGKLEPAVLLVALDGENPWEHYPDSGQAFLESLHGALEAAQVEGWLSTRTGEEVCRDHNPRILHHLGAGSWIEGKLEIWAGHAETNAAWAALDAAARALEGRRETMAPENFEEAYQHLLIAEGSDWFWWYGDDFLTETPEIFDELFRAHLSAIYKLTGEQTPRELRHPLSAAAEGASSRQVVRQPTGPITPIIDGIAAPHVDWYGAGAYRAPPLAGSMYRATQWVDVMYFGADTTELYLRLDVRDLEAADRSGVRLEVQVLSGDRDARVAFVLERGTRCPGQPIQGCARGGAMGRLFFDGIVEASLPLEGLGLGPGQKVLFAVHVLAGGVELERLPRYGHLTLDLPRRGPRSSEIA; encoded by the coding sequence GTGAGCGGCCACGTCGACCTCGTCTTCCTCTGGCACCTGCACCAGCCCGACTATCGGGATCCGGTGGGCGTGGGTGACATGGCGCTGCCCTGGGTGCGCCTGCACGCGACGCGGGCCTACACCGACCTGGCCGCGGTGCTGGAGGCCCACGAGGGGATCCGGGCGACGGTGAACCTCTCGAGCTCGCTGCTCTCCCAGCTCGACGATCTCTCCCGGGGCCTCTGCGGAGACCGCTTCCTCGATCTCTCCTGCCGCCCGGCCCAGGAGCTGGGGCTCCACGATCGGATGGAGATCCTCCAGTACTTCTTCATGGCGGACTGGGAGATCAGCATCCGCCCCCTGCCCCGCTACTGGGAGCTGCTCCACAAGCGGGGCCGCGACCTGCGGGCGGTGAACCTCGAGCGGGTCGCCGACGCCTTCTCCGTCGACGAGATGCGCGACCTGCAGGTCTTCTTCAACCTGGTCTGGATGGGCTTCACCGCCCGCGAGGCCGAGCCGGTGGTGAGGAACCTCCTCGCCAAGGGCGGCGGCTTCACCGAGGTCGAGAAGGACGTCCTCCTCGACGCGCAGATGCGCCTGGTGCAGGGGGTGATCCCCCGCTGGAAGGCGCTGGCCGAGTCCGGCCGGGTCGAGCTCACCTGCTCGCCGCTGAACCACCCCATCCTCCCCCTCCTGATCGATCCGGGCTCGCTGCGCGAGGCGAGCCCCCGGGCGCCGCTGCCCGCCGGCGAGGGCCGCCCCGGCGACGCCCTGGAGCAGCTGCGCCGCGCCCGGGAGCTCCACCTCCGGCTCTTCGGGGCCGAGCCGCGCGGCCTCTGGCCCTCGGAGGCCGCCCTCTCCGACGAGGTCTGCGCCCTGGCCTCCGAGGCCGGCTTCACCTGGCTGGGGAGCGACGAGCAGGTCTTCCTCTCGGCCACCCTCCCGGAGGACGCCGAGCCGAGCCGCACCGACATCCACTCCGTGTGGGCGCACACCGGCGGCGAGACCGACGCCGCGCCCCGCCTGCTCTTCCGCGATCGCCACCTCTCGGATCGGGTGGGCTTCACCTACGCCCACAACCCCCCCGACGAGTCGGTGCCCGACTTCATCGAGCACGCCCGCCACGTGGCCTCGGTGCACGGCAAGCTCGAGCCCGCCGTCCTCCTGGTGGCCCTCGACGGCGAGAACCCCTGGGAGCACTACCCCGACAGCGGCCAGGCCTTCCTCGAGTCGCTCCACGGGGCGCTCGAGGCCGCCCAGGTCGAGGGCTGGCTCTCCACCCGCACTGGCGAGGAGGTCTGCCGGGACCACAACCCGCGCATCCTGCACCACCTGGGCGCCGGCTCCTGGATCGAGGGCAAGCTGGAGATCTGGGCCGGCCACGCGGAGACCAACGCCGCCTGGGCGGCGCTCGACGCCGCGGCCCGGGCCCTCGAGGGGCGGCGGGAGACGATGGCGCCCGAGAACTTCGAGGAGGCCTACCAGCACCTGCTCATCGCGGAGGGCTCGGACTGGTTCTGGTGGTACGGCGACGACTTCCTCACCGAGACCCCCGAGATCTTCGACGAGCTCTTCCGGGCCCACCTCTCGGCCATCTACAAGCTCACCGGCGAGCAGACCCCCCGCGAGCTGCGCCACCCCCTCTCGGCGGCCGCCGAGGGCGCCTCCTCCCGGCAGGTGGTGCGCCAGCCCACCGGCCCCATCACCCCGATCATCGACGGCATCGCCGCCCCCCACGTCGACTGGTACGGCGCCGGCGCCTACCGGGCGCCGCCCCTGGCGGGCAGCATGTACCGGGCGACCCAGTGGGTGGACGTGATGTACTTCGGGGCCGACACCACCGAGCTCTACCTGCGCCTGGACGTCCGGGACCTCGAGGCCGCGGACCGCAGCGGGGTGCGGCTGGAGGTGCAGGTCCTCTCCGGCGACCGGGACGCCCGGGTGGCCTTCGTCCTCGAGCGGGGGACCCGCTGCCCCGGCCAACCGATCCAGGGCTGCGCCCGCGGTGGGGCCATGGGCCGGCTCTTCTTCGATGGTATAGTCGAGGCATCGCTACCCCTGGAGGGGCTGGGATTGGGTCCGGGACAGAAGGTGCTCTTCGCCGTCCACGTGTTGGCGGGCGGGGTGGAGCTGGAACGCCTTCCTCGCTACGGTCACCTGACCCTGGACCTCCCACGCCGGGGGCCGAGGTCGAGCGAGATCGCATGA
- the rpsO gene encoding 30S ribosomal protein S15: MALHPTQKSEIISKYAQKDGDTGSPQVQIALLSARITYLTEHFKTHKHDHHSRRGLLKLVSKRRHLLDYLKRNDLDAYRSLIQDLGIRR; the protein is encoded by the coding sequence ATGGCGCTTCATCCGACCCAGAAGTCCGAGATCATCTCGAAGTACGCTCAGAAGGACGGCGACACCGGCTCTCCGCAGGTGCAGATCGCTCTCCTCTCCGCTCGGATCACCTACCTGACCGAGCACTTCAAGACTCACAAGCACGACCACCACTCTCGCCGTGGTCTGCTCAAGCTCGTCTCCAAGCGGCGCCACCTCCTCGACTACCTCAAGAGGAACGACCTGGACGCCTACCGCAGCCTGATCCAGGACCTCGGCATCCGCCGCTAG
- a CDS encoding zf-TFIIB domain-containing protein: MPDGKPQSSEQEYFAREEAEKLKKLALERAHRLEEEEKQKLKELHYMHCPKCGQNMDVLTFRNVEIDRCFACGYTGLDDGELEILAGEEKEGVMSAVLDIFTGGKKK; this comes from the coding sequence ATGCCCGACGGAAAGCCCCAGAGCTCCGAGCAGGAGTACTTCGCCCGGGAAGAGGCGGAGAAGCTCAAGAAGCTGGCCCTCGAGCGAGCCCATCGCCTCGAGGAAGAAGAGAAGCAGAAGCTCAAGGAGCTGCACTACATGCACTGCCCCAAGTGCGGGCAGAATATGGACGTGCTCACCTTCCGCAACGTCGAGATCGATCGCTGCTTCGCCTGCGGCTACACCGGCCTCGACGACGGTGAGCTCGAGATCCTCGCCGGCGAGGAGAAGGAGGGCGTGATGTCCGCCGTCCTCGACATCTTCACCGGGGGCAAGAAGAAGTAG
- a CDS encoding GGDEF domain-containing protein: MKKVQETRVTRVSEMKNIDAPGDAHLVCIYGPDLGKKWQLKPGNFSVGRGPQNDIVLDLDNVSRRHCEFTSVAGSVSVRDLGSTNGTYLNDLEVTEHLLNNGDHVKVGGAIFKFLAGGDVESLYHEEIYRMTIMDGLTQTHNKRYFLESLEREMARCARFARPLHLIMMDIDHFKGVNDEYGHIAGDYVLREFAKIVRERVRTEEIFARYGGEEFALLVPEAPTEKVGAYAEKLRALVEEHRFVFENREIPVTISMGVAQMPGKGGDSQHFIQLADDELYNAKRSGRNRVCGLGKKAG, from the coding sequence ATGAAGAAAGTCCAGGAAACCAGGGTCACCCGCGTCTCGGAGATGAAGAACATCGACGCTCCGGGAGATGCGCACCTGGTGTGCATCTACGGACCCGACCTGGGCAAGAAGTGGCAGCTCAAGCCGGGCAACTTCTCGGTGGGGCGCGGCCCGCAGAACGACATCGTCCTCGACCTCGACAACGTCTCCCGCCGGCACTGCGAGTTCACCTCGGTGGCCGGCTCGGTCAGCGTCCGGGATCTGGGCTCGACCAACGGCACCTACCTCAACGACCTGGAGGTCACCGAGCACCTGCTCAACAACGGCGACCACGTGAAGGTGGGCGGCGCGATCTTCAAGTTCCTCGCGGGAGGCGACGTCGAGAGCCTCTACCACGAGGAGATCTACCGGATGACCATCATGGATGGTCTGACCCAGACCCACAACAAGCGCTACTTCCTCGAGTCCCTCGAGCGCGAGATGGCCCGCTGCGCTCGCTTCGCCCGCCCGCTGCACCTGATCATGATGGACATCGATCACTTCAAGGGAGTGAACGACGAGTACGGTCACATCGCCGGCGACTACGTGCTGCGCGAGTTCGCCAAGATCGTCCGGGAGCGGGTGCGCACCGAGGAGATCTTCGCCCGCTACGGGGGCGAGGAGTTCGCGCTGCTCGTCCCCGAGGCCCCCACCGAGAAGGTGGGCGCCTACGCCGAGAAGCTGCGGGCGCTCGTCGAGGAGCACCGCTTCGTCTTCGAGAACCGGGAGATCCCGGTGACCATCTCCATGGGCGTCGCCCAGATGCCCGGCAAGGGGGGCGACTCGCAGCACTTCATCCAGCTGGCGGACGACGAGCTCTACAACGCCAAGCGCTCGGGCCGGAACCGCGTCTGCGGCCTGGGCAAGAAGGCCGGCTAG
- a CDS encoding RluA family pseudouridine synthase — MSEPERRLVLPDDARGRLDSLLARLLPEVSRRRLKAAFKAGAVRQGGRRAAASDPARPGAEVIVAGLGGTPPAGLELELVGEAEGLLVIEKPAGIPSAPSATGGDPSVAEAMLARYPALEGVGDLPGAPGLCHRLDRETSGLLLFCTDAGLFPGIRAAFERREVEKLYLAVVQGEPPVEGGCELPLGRRKGRARRVEVDLGDEGRELERSWPAQTTFRRLEQRGARALLEVRITTGVTHQIRAHLAHLGFPVVGDPLYGDAGEAPRLGLHAWRLALTHPRTGERLEWESPHPEALRALL; from the coding sequence ATGAGCGAGCCGGAGCGACGGCTCGTCCTCCCCGATGACGCCCGCGGCCGCCTCGACAGCCTGCTGGCCCGGCTGCTGCCGGAGGTCTCCCGCCGCCGCCTCAAGGCCGCCTTCAAGGCCGGCGCGGTGCGCCAGGGGGGCCGCCGGGCCGCGGCCAGCGATCCCGCCCGCCCGGGCGCCGAGGTGATCGTCGCCGGCCTGGGCGGCACCCCGCCCGCCGGGCTCGAGCTGGAGCTCGTCGGCGAGGCCGAGGGGCTGCTGGTGATCGAGAAGCCCGCCGGCATCCCCAGCGCCCCCTCCGCGACCGGCGGCGACCCCTCGGTGGCCGAGGCCATGCTGGCCCGCTACCCCGCCCTGGAGGGCGTCGGCGATCTGCCCGGCGCGCCGGGCCTCTGTCATCGCCTGGACCGCGAGACCTCCGGCCTCCTCCTCTTCTGCACCGACGCCGGCCTCTTCCCCGGGATCCGGGCCGCCTTCGAGCGCCGGGAGGTCGAGAAGCTCTACCTCGCGGTCGTGCAGGGCGAGCCCCCCGTCGAGGGCGGCTGCGAGCTGCCCCTGGGCCGCCGCAAGGGGCGCGCCCGCCGGGTCGAGGTCGACCTCGGCGACGAGGGCCGCGAGCTGGAGCGGAGCTGGCCGGCCCAGACCACCTTCCGGCGCCTCGAGCAGCGAGGCGCGCGCGCCCTGCTGGAGGTGCGGATCACCACCGGCGTGACCCACCAGATCCGGGCGCACCTCGCCCACCTGGGCTTCCCGGTGGTCGGTGATCCCCTCTACGGCGACGCCGGCGAGGCTCCCCGCCTCGGGCTGCACGCCTGGCGCCTGGCCCTCACCCATCCCCGCACGGGTGAGCGCCTCGAGTGGGAGAGCCCCCACCCGGAGGCCCTCCGCGCGCTCCTCTAG
- a CDS encoding molybdopterin molybdotransferase MoeA: MISLAEARKRVLEGLSPLPGEQAGPEAALGRILSEPVVARRTLPPFDNSAMDGYALRAADTAGASEAAPVLLPLAREIAAGAPAGEALEALPPGHAARIFTGAPLPPGADAVVMQERCEAAPQGVRVGQAASVGQNIRPRGDEIEAGEVLLPAGSHLGPLELSAALSQGRSLFFVHRRPRVAIFTSGDELVEADREPGPGQIVSSNSLALAAACRQAGAEASVLGVARDTPEAIAGLVERARGHDLILSSGGVSVGDHDHVRGVLLEAGFEEDFWKVATKPGKPILFGRLDGRPVFGLPGNPVSALVGFYLLVRPLLRRLRGLESLRETTPALLTAEAPCARGRAQVSFVRCRGRSAEGLLQVEPLSGQASHRTARAAGGEGFVIAPPDRALPAGTPVEVEWIVDEPRVGA; the protein is encoded by the coding sequence ATGATCAGCCTCGCCGAAGCCCGGAAGCGCGTCCTCGAGGGCCTCTCGCCCTTGCCCGGCGAGCAGGCCGGCCCCGAGGCTGCCCTCGGCCGGATCCTCTCCGAGCCCGTGGTGGCCCGCCGCACCCTCCCGCCCTTCGACAACTCCGCCATGGACGGCTACGCCCTGAGAGCGGCGGACACCGCCGGGGCCAGCGAGGCGGCGCCGGTCCTGCTGCCCCTGGCCCGGGAGATCGCCGCCGGCGCGCCGGCCGGCGAGGCCCTCGAGGCCCTGCCGCCGGGCCACGCGGCGAGGATCTTCACCGGGGCGCCCCTGCCCCCCGGCGCCGACGCCGTCGTGATGCAGGAGCGCTGCGAGGCGGCCCCGCAAGGCGTGCGGGTGGGGCAGGCCGCCAGCGTGGGCCAGAACATCCGCCCCCGGGGCGACGAGATCGAGGCGGGGGAGGTCCTGCTGCCCGCCGGCAGCCACCTCGGCCCGCTGGAGCTCTCGGCGGCGCTCTCCCAGGGCCGCAGCCTCTTCTTCGTCCACCGCCGCCCGCGGGTGGCCATCTTCACCTCCGGGGACGAGCTGGTGGAGGCGGATCGCGAGCCCGGCCCCGGCCAGATCGTCAGCTCCAACAGCCTGGCCCTCGCCGCCGCCTGCCGGCAGGCCGGCGCGGAGGCCTCGGTCCTGGGGGTCGCCCGGGACACGCCGGAGGCCATCGCCGGCCTCGTCGAGCGGGCCCGGGGCCACGACCTGATCCTCTCCAGCGGCGGGGTGAGCGTGGGCGACCACGACCACGTCCGGGGCGTGCTCCTCGAGGCCGGCTTCGAGGAGGACTTCTGGAAGGTCGCCACCAAGCCGGGCAAGCCCATCCTCTTCGGACGCCTGGACGGCCGCCCGGTCTTCGGGCTCCCGGGCAACCCGGTCTCGGCCCTGGTGGGCTTCTACCTCCTGGTGCGGCCCCTCCTGCGCCGCCTGCGGGGCCTCGAGAGCCTCCGGGAGACCACCCCAGCGCTCCTGACGGCCGAGGCGCCCTGCGCCCGCGGCCGGGCCCAGGTGAGCTTCGTGCGGTGCCGGGGCCGCAGCGCCGAGGGGCTGCTGCAGGTGGAGCCGCTCTCCGGGCAGGCCTCCCACCGGACGGCCCGGGCCGCCGGGGGCGAGGGCTTCGTGATCGCGCCGCCGGATCGAGCGCTGCCCGCCGGGACCCCGGTCGAGGTGGAGTGGATCGTCGATGAGCCCCGGGTCGGCGCCTGA
- a CDS encoding serine/threonine-protein kinase, producing the protein MTLSGLDTDLGDLTLEDRLAMGGMAEIFTAAPHDPAQFGGQSRVIVKRLMARFRAEPEFVKLFTTEAKLCVKLKHPHIVRTYRAFKKDLDWYMVQEWVDGGSLGFVTGRLKSGGLRIPPAGTVAVMIGLLKALGYVHKARLGDQHVRLVHRDVNPGNLLCSVDGEVKLTDFGVAEGEGVGAARVEGVLRGTPAYMAPEQVAGEMVDPRTDLFSAGIVMWELLTGRELFAAESDFEVLRKVKEHGAAPPSVYADIPESLDAVCLKALEKDPDARFQSSTDFGRALVSAAKGAGLGSGDTQVLAAAVRHARELKPRLPEV; encoded by the coding sequence ATGACCCTCTCCGGCCTCGACACCGATCTCGGCGACCTCACCCTCGAGGACCGGCTCGCGATGGGCGGGATGGCGGAGATCTTCACCGCCGCTCCCCACGATCCGGCCCAGTTCGGCGGCCAGTCGCGGGTGATCGTCAAGCGGCTGATGGCTCGCTTCCGGGCCGAGCCCGAGTTCGTGAAGCTCTTCACGACCGAGGCCAAGCTCTGCGTGAAGCTCAAGCACCCGCACATCGTGCGGACCTACCGGGCCTTCAAGAAGGACCTGGACTGGTACATGGTGCAGGAGTGGGTCGACGGCGGCAGCCTCGGCTTCGTCACCGGCCGGCTGAAGTCCGGCGGCCTGCGCATCCCCCCGGCGGGCACCGTGGCCGTGATGATCGGGCTGCTCAAGGCGCTGGGCTACGTGCACAAGGCCCGGCTCGGCGACCAGCACGTGCGCCTGGTCCACCGCGACGTGAACCCCGGCAACCTCCTCTGCTCGGTCGACGGTGAGGTGAAGCTGACCGACTTCGGCGTGGCCGAGGGCGAGGGCGTGGGCGCCGCGCGGGTCGAGGGTGTCCTGCGGGGCACCCCGGCCTACATGGCGCCCGAGCAGGTGGCCGGCGAGATGGTCGATCCGCGCACCGACCTCTTCTCGGCGGGGATCGTCATGTGGGAGCTGCTCACCGGGCGGGAGCTCTTCGCCGCCGAGAGCGACTTCGAGGTCCTGCGCAAGGTGAAGGAGCACGGCGCGGCGCCCCCGAGCGTCTACGCCGACATCCCCGAGAGCCTCGACGCGGTCTGCCTGAAGGCCCTGGAGAAGGACCCCGACGCCCGCTTCCAGTCCTCCACCGATTTCGGCCGGGCCCTGGTGAGCGCCGCCAAGGGGGCCGGGCTCGGCTCCGGCGACACGCAGGTCCTCGCCGCGGCGGTGCGCCACGCCCGGGAGCTCAAGCCCCGCCTCCCCGAGGTATGA
- the add gene encoding adenosine deaminase, with the protein MAEHKIDEAFLHRLPKTDLHCHLDGSLRLSTIIDEAQRRGVELPATNEEELRRAIHLGETCDDLVDYLKAFDVTLSVLQDADALERAAYELGVDCAAENVRWLEVRYAPVLHQQKGLKLTAIVEAVLAGLRAAEREAGIRSGVIICGMRNISPAVSLTLAELAVAYKNQGVLGFDLAGAEHNYPAKDHVRAFQLILNNNVNCTAHAGEAFGPESIHQAIHYCGAHRIGHGTRLREDGDLLNYVADHRIPLEVCLSSNVQTRAVPRLAAHPLPFYLHYGLRVTLNTDNRLITDTTVTKELLLAHEELGLDIEDIRNIVISGFKSAFLPFHQRKAMLREAMAELDEVCKGFCD; encoded by the coding sequence ATGGCCGAGCACAAGATCGACGAGGCGTTCCTCCACCGGCTGCCCAAGACCGACCTCCACTGTCACCTGGACGGCTCCCTGCGCCTCTCGACCATCATCGACGAGGCGCAACGGCGGGGGGTCGAGCTCCCGGCGACCAACGAGGAGGAGCTCCGGCGGGCCATCCACCTCGGAGAGACCTGCGACGATCTCGTCGACTACCTCAAGGCCTTCGACGTGACCCTGAGCGTCCTGCAGGACGCCGACGCCCTCGAGCGCGCCGCCTACGAGCTGGGCGTGGACTGCGCCGCCGAGAACGTGCGCTGGCTGGAGGTGCGCTACGCCCCGGTGCTGCATCAGCAGAAGGGACTGAAGCTCACCGCGATCGTCGAGGCCGTCCTCGCGGGGCTGCGCGCGGCCGAGCGCGAGGCAGGGATCCGCAGCGGCGTCATCATCTGCGGGATGCGCAACATCTCGCCGGCGGTCTCGCTGACCCTGGCCGAGCTGGCGGTGGCCTACAAGAACCAGGGCGTCCTGGGCTTCGACCTCGCCGGCGCCGAGCACAACTACCCGGCCAAGGACCACGTCCGGGCCTTCCAGCTCATCCTCAACAACAACGTCAACTGCACGGCCCACGCCGGCGAGGCCTTCGGCCCCGAGTCGATCCACCAGGCCATCCACTACTGCGGCGCCCACCGCATCGGCCACGGCACGCGCCTGCGCGAGGACGGCGACCTCCTCAACTACGTGGCCGACCACCGCATCCCCCTCGAGGTCTGCCTCTCCTCGAACGTGCAGACCCGGGCGGTGCCCCGGCTCGCGGCCCACCCCCTCCCCTTCTATCTGCACTACGGTCTGCGGGTGACCCTCAACACCGACAACCGCCTCATCACCGACACCACGGTCACCAAGGAGCTGCTCCTCGCCCACGAGGAGCTGGGCCTGGACATCGAGGACATCCGTAACATCGTCATCTCCGGCTTCAAGAGCGCCTTCCTCCCCTTCCACCAGCGCAAGGCGATGCTGCGGGAGGCGATGGCCGAGCTCGACGAGGTCTGCAAGGGCTTCTGCGACTAG
- the pnp gene encoding polyribonucleotide nucleotidyltransferase, whose protein sequence is MAGPSGKSYSAKVGAHELTLSTGRYAKQSAGSVMAQFGETLVLVNANAQAESRDLPFLPLTVNYEEKLAGGGRIPGSFFRREGRPTERETLLCRIIDRSIRPLFDEDWRCETQVIPQVFSFDGENDPDATALTATSAALCISDIPFDGPIAGVRIGRVDGGELIVNPTIEQRETGDIDVFVAASKDAILMVEGGAKEVDEATMVKVLEAAKDACLPLIEMQEKMIADLGKPKRSVEKVEIPEAIKATVVERAAPRLAEAFGVNEKHARYAALDAVKEELMAAFAEELGEEKWEAERAFYKAAFGEAKSGFMRRQILETKKRIGGRGPADIREIWCEVGMLPRNHGSACFTRGETQAWVSCTLGTERDEQRIEGLSGMFFKNFMLHYNFPPYSVGEVKRLGGTSRREIGHGTLAQRAIEGLLPNTDDAFPYTIRLVSEIMESNGSSSMATVCGSTLALQDCGVPLKAPVAGIAMGLIMEGDDWVVLSDILGDEDHLGDMDFKVCGTEKGITAIQMDIKCPGLTFEIMAKALMQAKDGRLHILKEMAKTLAAPRPELSRWAPRIETIKIKVERIKDVIGPGGKIIRDISARTNTQINVEDDGTVKIASAVAEDVEAAIKIVRELTQEPEIDKVYLGTVRRIMDFGAFVEILPGTDGLLHISEIAHKRIEKVEDVLHEGDEVMVKVLSIDRGGKIRLSRRAALDDAKKEKEEEAKTEEASA, encoded by the coding sequence ATGGCTGGCCCTTCCGGCAAGTCCTACAGCGCCAAGGTCGGCGCGCATGAGCTCACCCTCTCCACCGGCCGCTACGCCAAGCAGTCGGCCGGCTCCGTGATGGCGCAGTTCGGCGAGACCCTCGTGCTCGTCAACGCCAACGCCCAGGCCGAGTCCCGCGACCTTCCCTTCCTCCCCCTGACCGTGAACTACGAGGAGAAGCTCGCCGGCGGCGGGCGGATCCCCGGCTCGTTCTTCCGGCGGGAGGGGCGGCCCACCGAGCGGGAGACCCTGCTCTGCCGCATCATCGACCGCTCGATCCGCCCCCTCTTCGACGAGGACTGGCGCTGCGAGACCCAGGTCATCCCCCAGGTCTTCTCCTTCGACGGTGAGAACGACCCGGACGCCACCGCGCTGACCGCCACCTCGGCGGCCCTCTGCATCAGCGACATCCCCTTCGACGGCCCCATCGCCGGCGTGCGCATCGGCCGGGTCGACGGCGGCGAGCTCATCGTGAACCCCACGATCGAGCAGCGTGAGACGGGCGACATCGACGTCTTCGTGGCGGCCTCCAAGGACGCCATCCTCATGGTCGAGGGCGGCGCCAAGGAGGTCGACGAGGCCACCATGGTGAAGGTCCTCGAGGCCGCCAAGGACGCCTGCCTGCCCCTCATCGAGATGCAGGAGAAGATGATCGCCGACCTCGGCAAGCCCAAGCGCAGCGTCGAGAAGGTCGAGATCCCCGAGGCCATCAAGGCCACCGTCGTCGAGCGCGCCGCGCCCCGCCTGGCCGAGGCCTTCGGCGTCAACGAGAAGCACGCTCGCTACGCCGCCCTCGACGCCGTGAAGGAGGAGCTGATGGCCGCCTTCGCCGAGGAGCTCGGCGAGGAGAAGTGGGAGGCGGAGCGCGCCTTCTACAAGGCCGCCTTCGGCGAGGCCAAGAGCGGCTTCATGCGCCGGCAGATCCTGGAGACCAAGAAGCGCATCGGCGGCCGCGGCCCGGCCGACATCCGCGAGATCTGGTGCGAGGTGGGCATGCTGCCCCGCAACCACGGCTCCGCCTGCTTCACCCGCGGCGAGACCCAGGCCTGGGTGAGCTGCACCCTCGGCACCGAGCGCGACGAGCAGCGCATCGAGGGCCTCTCGGGCATGTTCTTCAAGAACTTCATGCTCCACTACAACTTCCCCCCCTACTCGGTGGGCGAGGTGAAGCGCCTCGGCGGCACCAGCCGGCGCGAGATCGGCCACGGCACCCTGGCCCAGCGGGCCATCGAGGGCCTGCTGCCGAACACGGATGACGCCTTCCCCTACACCATCCGGCTCGTGTCCGAGATCATGGAGTCCAACGGCTCCTCCTCGATGGCCACGGTCTGCGGCAGCACCCTGGCGCTCCAGGACTGCGGCGTGCCCCTGAAGGCCCCGGTGGCCGGCATCGCCATGGGCCTCATCATGGAGGGGGACGACTGGGTCGTGCTCTCCGACATCCTCGGCGACGAGGACCACCTCGGCGACATGGACTTCAAGGTCTGCGGTACCGAGAAGGGCATCACCGCCATCCAGATGGACATCAAGTGCCCGGGCCTGACCTTCGAGATCATGGCCAAGGCCCTGATGCAGGCCAAGGACGGTCGGCTGCACATCCTGAAGGAGATGGCCAAGACCCTCGCCGCGCCTCGCCCCGAGCTCTCGCGTTGGGCGCCCCGGATCGAGACCATCAAGATCAAGGTCGAGCGCATCAAGGACGTCATCGGCCCCGGCGGCAAGATCATCCGCGACATCAGCGCCCGGACCAACACCCAGATCAACGTCGAGGACGACGGCACCGTGAAGATCGCCTCCGCGGTGGCCGAGGACGTCGAGGCTGCGATCAAGATCGTGCGCGAGCTGACCCAGGAGCCCGAGATCGACAAGGTCTACCTGGGCACCGTCCGCCGGATCATGGACTTCGGCGCCTTCGTCGAGATCCTCCCGGGGACCGACGGCCTCCTCCACATCTCCGAGATCGCCCACAAGCGCATCGAGAAGGTCGAGGACGTGCTGCACGAGGGTGACGAGGTGATGGTGAAGGTCCTCTCCATCGACCGCGGCGGCAAGATCCGCCTCTCCCGCCGGGCGGCGCTCGACGACGCCAAGAAGGAGAAGGAGGAGGAGGCGAAGACCGAGGAGGCCAGCGCCTAG